The following proteins are encoded in a genomic region of Triticum dicoccoides isolate Atlit2015 ecotype Zavitan chromosome 1B, WEW_v2.0, whole genome shotgun sequence:
- the LOC119347202 gene encoding probable protein S-acyltransferase 16 codes for MGRPGYLTLPILAVLAAIGYVYYTTVFVAVAGWLGLATAAGVANAAAFTALAAACLATYAAAVSRDPGRVPPAFLPDVEGAETPVHEVKRKGGDLRYCQKCGHYKPPRAHHCRVCKRCVLKMDHHCIWINNCVGHENYKIFLVFVLYAVIASLYSMILIVGSVIHSAPKDEQLSSDSSRTLIIICGIILCPLTLALSVLLGWHIHLILQNKTTIEYHEGVRAMWLAEKGGDLYHHPYDLGVYENLISVLGRSIFCWLCPVSVNTGSGLRFRASYDILPSTPPCDLQKIALHSH; via the exons ATGGGGAGGCCGGGGTACCTGACGCTGCCCATCTTGGCGGTGCTCGCCGCGATCGGCTACGTCTACTACACCACGGTCTTCGTCGCCGTCGCCGGCTGGCTCGGCCTCGCCACGGCCGCCGGGGTCGCCAACGCCGCCGCCTTCACGGCCctcgccgccgcctgcctcgccacctacgccgccgccgtctcccgggACCCCGGCCGGGTGCCGCCCGCCTTCCTGCCCGACGTCGAGGGCGCCGAGACCCCCGTCCACGAGGTCAAGCGCAAG GGTGGTGATTTGAGATATTGCCAGAAATGTGGCCACTATAAGCCCCCACGCGCACACCATTGCCGTGTGTGCAAGAGATGTGTTCTGAAAATG GACCATCACTGTATTTGGATTAATAACTGTGTTGGGCACGAAAACTACAAGATATTCTTGGTCTTTGTATTGTATGCTGTAATTGCAAGCCTCTATTCAATG ATTCTAATTGTAGGGAGCGTCATTCACAGTGCTCCGAAAGATGAACAGTTAAGCAGTGATTCTTCTAGAACATTGATT ATTATTTGTGGGATCATTCTTTGTCCATTAACTCTGGCGCTGTCGGTGCTCTTGGGCTGGCATATCCACCTCATATTACAGAATAAAACTACAATTGAG TACCATGAAGGAGTTAGAGCAATGTGGTTGGCAGAAAAGGGTGGAGACCTTTATCATCATCCATATGACCTTGGTGTCTATGAGAATCTTATTTCG GTGCTTGGGCGTAGCATATTCTGCTGGCTCTGCCCAGTATCAGTCAATACAGGCAGTGGCCTACGGTTCCGTGCATCCTATGATATTTTACCATCTACACCGCCATGTGATTTACAAAAGATAGCATTACATTCACATTGA